Below is a genomic region from Corallococcus silvisoli.
CGTTCTGGTGCACGCTGACGAAGATCTCCTGCACCAGGTCGTGGGCCTCCTCGCGGTCGCCCAGCATGCGGAAGCAGAAGTCATAGAGGCGGTCCTGGTGCTCGCGGACCAGCGACTCGAAGGCCTCCGGGTCACCGCGCCGCAGCCGGGAGACCAGCGCCTGCTCCTCGCGGCGCACGTCCGGGGCGGCCTCGGAGGCCAGGGCCTGCTGTCCAACATCGAGCACTCCGCCCGGTGACACCGTGCCTCCCGCCCGTGTGGGCCCGGCCGCATCCTACCGCACGCCCCTGCCCCGCCCCCTGACACCGGCCTCCGGGAAAAGGTTCCCCGAAACGAAAAACCCCTCCCCGGCCTTCGCCAGGGAGGGGTGGAGCGCCGGAAGCCCTTGGGGTGCTCCTCAGTCCGCGGAGGCGTTGCGGTTCGGGTTCTTCACGCCCAGGAGCTGCGCGGTGACGAACTCGTCCAGGTCGCCGTCCAGCACCTTGTCCACGTTGCCCGTCTCCACGCCGGTGCGCAGGTCCTTGACCATGCGGTACGGCGCCAGCACGTAGCTGCGGATCTGCGAACCGAAGGAGATGTCCTTCTTCGCCGCCTCCGCCGCGTCGCGCTCGGCCTCGCGCTTCTTCATCTCCAGCTCGTAGAGGCGGCCTCGCAGGATCTTGAAGGCCATGTCCTTGTTGGCCGACTGCGAGCGCTCCGTCTGGCAGGTGATGATGATGCCCGTGGGCAGGTGGCGCAGCTGCGCCGTGGACGACGTCTTGTTGACCTTCTGTCCGCCCGCGCCGCCGCCGCGGATGAACTTCAGTTCGATGTCCTTCTCCGGCAGGTCGATCTGGATGCTGTCGTCGACCTCCGGGTACACGTCCACGGACGCGAAGGCCGTCTGCCGGCGCGCGTTGGCGTCGAAGGGGCTGATGCGCACGAGCCGGTGCACGCCCACCTCCGCCTTCAGGTAGCCGTAGGCGTTCTCGCCCTCGATGCGCAGCGAGACGTTCTTGAAGCCCGCCTCTTCGCCGGGCACCTCGTCGCTGAGCTCGACCTTCCAGCCCTTCGTCTCACCGTAGCGCGAGTACATGCGCAGCAGCATGGCGGCCCAGTCCATGGAGTCCGTGCCGCCAGCGCCCGCGTTGATGTCCATGAAGCAGTTGCTGCGGTCCTGCGGGCCGGAGAGCATCCGCGCCAGCTCCAGCTTCGCGACCTCCGCCTCCAGCGACGCGAGCGAACCCTCCGCCTCCTGCGCGCTCGCCTCGTCGTTCATCTCCGCCGCCAGCTCCAGCAGCGTCTGCGCGTCGTCCAGCCCGCGCATCGTCTTGTCGAAGGCGCCCACGCTGGCCTCCAGCGTGGACTTCTCCTTCAGGAGCCCCTGGGCCTTGGTGTTGTCGTCCCAGAAGTTGGGCTGCGTGGAGTCACGTTCAATCAGCGCGATGCGGGACCGCTTGCGGTCGAGGTCAAAGATGCCCCCGGAGCGCGTTGAGGCGCTCCTTCAGGGCCTGGATCTTCTCCATCGAATCGTTCGCCATGGTGTTCGTCCTTCGTGTGTCGGGAGGTTTGAGGAAGTCGGGGGGCGTTCAGGAAGCCTTGAGCGATGACACCGGCGCGTCCTGACCGGGCGGCGGGCGGGCCGTACCTGTCACGCGGGCTCGGAGCTGGTCCAGCCAGAAGGCGCCGGCCATGCCCAGGGAGATGGGCAGGATGAGGGCGATGCAGCGCCAGTTGTCCTGGTCGAACCAGGGCAGCACCTTCAGCACCAGGCCCAGCGCGCCGGTGGCCGCGAGGCAGGCCCACACCCACTTGAGCCGCGCCCGCGCCTTCGCGCTGTTCCACGTCAGGCGGATGCCGTACGGCACGGCCAGGAGCGTCAGCGGGTTGGCGAGGAAGAGGTTCTCGTTGTGGTGGGTCACCACGTGGTTCGTGCCCACCCACATGA
It encodes:
- the prfB gene encoding peptide chain release factor 2 (programmed frameshift) — protein: MANDSMEKIQALKERLNALRGHLDLDRKRSRIALIERDSTQPNFWDDNTKAQGLLKEKSTLEASVGAFDKTMRGLDDAQTLLELAAEMNDEASAQEAEGSLASLEAEVAKLELARMLSGPQDRSNCFMDINAGAGGTDSMDWAAMLLRMYSRYGETKGWKVELSDEVPGEEAGFKNVSLRIEGENAYGYLKAEVGVHRLVRISPFDANARRQTAFASVDVYPEVDDSIQIDLPEKDIELKFIRGGGAGGQKVNKTSSTAQLRHLPTGIIITCQTERSQSANKDMAFKILRGRLYELEMKKREAERDAAEAAKKDISFGSQIRSYVLAPYRMVKDLRTGVETGNVDKVLDGDLDEFVTAQLLGVKNPNRNASAD